The Halanaerobium praevalens DSM 2228 genome contains a region encoding:
- a CDS encoding transposase gives MTNYTRLIYEIKRKVSNFSKKISKDLSKPKTKFISQMIYGLLDSQSVLLSNIGRSLKEDNLLKKTVERLSRNLENFDEQEDLIGKYIKEVKPHIDDNTVFCCDKSDVVKPYSKKLEALDRVRDGSKGETEKGYDTFEITALTDKKALPVEVYSHIYSSLESGFKSRNIEALKGLDFVEKHFGKKGIYALDRGYDANMYYEYFTEGNKDFVIRAKGNRNVIYKGKSLNIKKVAALYKGKYAYRYRNQNNKERKLKFSYAPIKLPALKDTELTMVIVRGHGINPTMIITNLNPNSKRLTLAVLKAYIKRWRIEEYFRFKKQKFDFENFRVRSLKKIRNLDLILSITIGFLALFSNQKKTKLRVFVKKVSERIFDIPDFEYYALADGIREILAKSYTGIASFLKSYYKKRRSQKKLRLSLPL, from the coding sequence ATGACTAATTATACCAGATTAATCTATGAAATTAAACGAAAAGTAAGTAATTTCTCTAAAAAAATATCCAAAGATTTATCAAAACCTAAAACTAAATTCATATCTCAAATGATTTACGGACTTTTAGATAGTCAATCAGTACTTTTAAGTAATATTGGCAGATCTTTAAAAGAAGATAATCTTTTGAAAAAGACCGTTGAGCGTTTATCCAGAAATCTTGAAAATTTTGATGAACAGGAAGACTTGATTGGAAAATATATAAAAGAGGTAAAACCTCATATTGATGATAATACTGTTTTCTGCTGTGACAAATCAGATGTAGTTAAACCATACAGTAAAAAACTAGAAGCTCTTGATCGAGTTAGAGACGGCAGTAAAGGTGAAACTGAAAAAGGCTACGACACTTTTGAAATAACTGCTTTAACTGATAAAAAAGCACTGCCTGTTGAAGTATATTCTCATATTTATTCAAGTCTAGAATCTGGATTTAAAAGCAGAAATATAGAAGCTCTAAAAGGTCTTGACTTTGTAGAAAAACACTTTGGAAAAAAGGGTATCTATGCCCTTGATAGAGGCTATGATGCCAATATGTATTATGAATATTTTACTGAGGGCAATAAAGATTTTGTAATTAGAGCTAAAGGAAACCGCAATGTTATCTATAAGGGTAAAAGCTTAAATATCAAAAAAGTAGCTGCTCTCTATAAGGGAAAATATGCCTACCGTTATAGAAATCAGAACAATAAAGAGCGAAAGCTAAAATTTAGCTATGCTCCAATTAAATTACCTGCTTTAAAAGATACTGAATTAACTATGGTAATTGTCAGAGGACATGGTATTAATCCAACCATGATTATCACAAATTTAAATCCTAATTCTAAACGACTTACTCTGGCAGTTTTAAAAGCGTATATTAAAAGATGGAGAATTGAAGAATATTTTAGGTTTAAAAAACAAAAATTTGACTTTGAAAACTTTAGAGTTAGATCATTAAAGAAAATCAGAAATTTAGATTTAATTTTATCAATAACCATAGGATTTTTAGCTCTTTTTTCCAATCAGAAAAAGACTAAGCTTAGAGTATTTGTTAAGAAAGTTTCAGAAAGAATATTTGATATACCAGACTTTGAATACTATGCTTTGGCTGATGGAATCAGAGAAATACTGGCTAAATCCTACACTGGAATAGCTTCTTTTTTAAAGAGTTATTACAAAAAAAGACGATCACAAAAGAAATTAAGACTCTCTTTACCATTATGA
- a CDS encoding Dps family protein, protein MKSYEKMNTYLANLAVLNTKLHNLHWNVEGKQFMQVHNFTEELYDDFFEKYDEVAEILKMKGEFPLVKLSEYQEASTIKELESKKYGVDEVLNEVLADLKEMKKLATEIRNDADAADDFEVVGEFEDHVAGYSQNIWFVRSILA, encoded by the coding sequence ATGAAAAGTTATGAAAAAATGAACACTTATTTAGCAAATCTAGCAGTTTTAAACACTAAGTTACACAATTTACACTGGAATGTAGAAGGTAAACAGTTTATGCAAGTTCATAATTTTACTGAAGAACTTTATGATGACTTCTTTGAAAAATATGATGAAGTTGCAGAAATCTTAAAGATGAAGGGTGAATTTCCTTTAGTAAAACTTAGCGAATATCAAGAAGCATCTACAATTAAAGAGTTAGAATCTAAAAAATATGGTGTGGATGAAGTTTTAAATGAAGTTCTAGCTGATTTAAAAGAAATGAAAAAATTAGCTACAGAAATTAGAAATGATGCTGATGCAGCTGATGATTTTGAAGTAGTTGGGGAATTTGAGGATCATGTAGCTGGTTACAGTCAAAATATTTGGTTTGTAAGATCTATTTTAGCATAA
- a CDS encoding MurR/RpiR family transcriptional regulator, whose protein sequence is MDILIDIQKQFNKFTNKETDIAQYILESKAKVKDMSITELAEKTETSTATITRFSKKVGAKNFVELKMQINSSNYLHQDTEVDDLFVNITDYYKEVLDNSQKLVDINKIISLVDKIKSAEKIYIYGIGSSGLTADEMRLRLLRMGFHVSSITDSHLMKINSAIISENDLVIAISISGQTKEIVESLKIAQKNKAKTLLITSFENTEAAKYANLEALIYNIAFVDQQRFINSQFSVVYLLDIICTVLLQDKDINNKYSKTVSTILKSD, encoded by the coding sequence ATGGATATATTAATAGATATACAGAAACAGTTTAATAAATTCACTAATAAAGAAACAGATATAGCCCAATATATTTTAGAATCTAAAGCTAAAGTTAAGGATATGAGTATTACTGAGCTTGCAGAAAAGACTGAAACTTCAACGGCAACTATAACCAGGTTTTCAAAAAAAGTTGGAGCCAAAAATTTTGTAGAGTTAAAAATGCAGATTAATAGTTCTAATTATTTGCATCAAGATACAGAAGTTGACGATTTATTTGTTAATATAACTGATTATTATAAGGAAGTGCTTGATAACTCACAAAAGTTAGTCGATATAAATAAAATTATTAGTTTAGTCGATAAAATTAAATCTGCTGAAAAAATTTATATTTATGGGATTGGAAGTTCCGGTTTAACTGCAGATGAGATGAGACTTAGATTGCTTAGAATGGGTTTTCATGTCTCCAGTATTACAGACTCTCATTTAATGAAAATAAATAGTGCTATTATTTCAGAAAATGATCTTGTTATAGCAATTTCTATTTCTGGTCAAACAAAAGAAATAGTTGAATCTTTGAAAATTGCTCAAAAAAATAAAGCTAAAACTTTATTGATTACCAGCTTTGAAAATACTGAGGCTGCAAAATATGCTAATTTAGAGGCTTTAATTTATAATATTGCCTTTGTTGATCAGCAGAGGTTTATTAATTCACAATTTTCTGTAGTCTATTTATTAGATATTATTTGTACAGTATTATTACAGGACAAAGATATTAATAATAAATACAGTAAAACAGTTTCTACAATTCTTAAAAGTGATTAA
- a CDS encoding N-acetylmannosamine-6-phosphate 2-epimerase, with the protein MNKGLIVSCQALEDEPLHSSFIMGRMAAAAKMAGAVGIRANSVEDIQAIKKAVELPIIGIIKKEYEAKKAYITPTLKEVEELISEEIETIAVDATIDQELNFLEKIISKYPEQKFMADISTVEEGLRAAELGFDYVGTTLVGYTKQSKNVDKFEVLKTLIKETEAAVIAEGNFDTPEKAAKAIEMGAYAVVVGSAITRPQKIAKKFVDAVNKL; encoded by the coding sequence TTGAATAAAGGTTTAATAGTTTCTTGTCAGGCTTTAGAAGATGAACCTTTACACAGTTCATTTATTATGGGTAGAATGGCGGCAGCTGCAAAAATGGCAGGTGCTGTTGGGATAAGAGCTAATAGTGTAGAAGATATTCAGGCAATAAAAAAAGCAGTTGAGCTGCCGATTATTGGAATTATAAAAAAAGAATATGAAGCTAAAAAAGCTTATATAACACCTACTTTAAAGGAAGTTGAGGAGTTAATTTCAGAAGAGATAGAAACAATTGCAGTTGATGCTACTATTGACCAGGAGCTAAATTTTTTAGAAAAAATAATTTCTAAATATCCTGAGCAAAAATTTATGGCAGATATTTCAACTGTAGAAGAAGGCTTAAGAGCTGCTGAATTAGGCTTTGATTATGTAGGTACAACTCTGGTTGGTTATACAAAACAGTCTAAAAATGTAGATAAATTTGAAGTACTTAAAACTTTGATCAAAGAGACTGAGGCTGCAGTAATTGCAGAGGGTAATTTCGATACTCCTGAAAAAGCAGCTAAGGCAATTGAAATGGGTGCTTATGCAGTTGTTGTTGGCTCAGCAATTACAAGACCTCAAAAAATTGCTAAGAAATTTGTGGATGCTGTAAATAAATTGTAA
- a CDS encoding PTS transporter subunit EIIC codes for MFKQLQKIGKSFMLPIAILPAAGLLLGIGGALSNPNTVQAYPFLDIGWLQALFAIMSSAGSIVFGNLALIMTVGLSLGLAKKDKGTAALAGLVAFLVMNASIDGMITAFNVDVKSIDTGVVGSIVIGTMVSFLHNRYRNIKLPRFLGFFGGSRFIPIVSSFASIAVGFVFFMTWPTFQDWLVSAGQAIAGFGVIGTFLYGFLLRLSGAVGLHHMIYPLFWYTELGGIAQVAGETIAGAQKIFFAELADPNHTGLFTEGTRFFAGRFATMMFGLPAGALAMYHTVKKSKRGAVVGLFFSAALTSFITGITEPIEFMFLFVAPWLYVIHSIFDGLSFAIADILNISIGNTFSGGLIDYLLFGVLQGNAATNWIYVLIVGPIWSALYYFSFRFLIQKFDVAIPGRGDENLEEEEVEAVNGDHSLFEKSKAVLDALGGRENIEEIDACITRLRVSVYNKDNVDKTKLKKLGATGVLEVKGGVQAIFGALADPLKQNIEDILEDRKVI; via the coding sequence TTGTTTAAACAACTACAAAAAATTGGGAAATCTTTTATGCTGCCGATTGCAATTTTGCCAGCAGCAGGTCTATTGCTCGGAATTGGTGGTGCACTTTCAAATCCAAACACTGTTCAGGCTTATCCATTTTTAGATATTGGCTGGCTGCAGGCCTTATTTGCAATTATGTCTTCTGCTGGAAGTATTGTTTTTGGTAATCTGGCTTTGATTATGACTGTTGGTTTATCACTGGGACTGGCTAAAAAAGATAAAGGAACAGCTGCTCTGGCTGGTTTAGTTGCTTTTTTAGTTATGAATGCTTCAATTGATGGAATGATAACTGCTTTTAATGTAGATGTTAAAAGTATTGATACAGGTGTTGTTGGCTCTATAGTAATTGGTACTATGGTATCATTTTTACATAATCGCTATAGAAATATTAAATTACCAAGATTCTTAGGATTTTTTGGTGGTTCAAGATTTATACCAATAGTATCTTCATTTGCTTCTATTGCTGTTGGATTTGTCTTCTTTATGACCTGGCCAACTTTTCAGGATTGGTTAGTTAGTGCTGGTCAGGCAATAGCTGGTTTTGGAGTTATTGGTACCTTTTTATACGGATTCTTATTAAGGTTAAGTGGAGCTGTAGGTCTGCACCATATGATCTATCCATTATTTTGGTATACAGAGTTAGGTGGTATTGCTCAGGTTGCAGGAGAAACTATTGCTGGAGCTCAAAAAATATTCTTTGCCGAACTTGCTGATCCAAATCATACAGGACTTTTTACAGAGGGAACTAGATTTTTTGCCGGTCGTTTTGCAACAATGATGTTTGGTTTACCAGCTGGTGCTCTTGCTATGTATCACACAGTTAAAAAATCAAAAAGGGGAGCTGTTGTAGGATTATTTTTCAGTGCTGCCTTAACTTCATTTATTACTGGAATTACTGAACCAATTGAATTTATGTTTCTTTTTGTTGCTCCCTGGCTTTATGTAATTCACTCTATTTTTGATGGTTTATCTTTTGCAATAGCTGATATTTTAAATATTTCTATTGGAAATACATTTTCAGGTGGTTTAATCGATTATCTTTTATTTGGAGTTTTACAGGGAAATGCTGCTACTAACTGGATCTATGTTCTAATTGTTGGACCTATCTGGTCAGCATTATACTATTTCTCATTTAGGTTTTTAATTCAAAAATTTGATGTTGCAATCCCAGGTAGAGGAGATGAAAATCTGGAAGAGGAAGAAGTAGAAGCAGTTAACGGAGATCATTCATTATTTGAAAAATCAAAAGCTGTTTTAGATGCCTTAGGTGGTCGAGAAAATATTGAAGAAATAGATGCCTGTATTACAAGATTAAGAGTTTCTGTTTATAATAAAGATAATGTTGATAAAACTAAATTGAAAAAATTAGGAGCTACAGGTGTATTAGAGGTGAAAGGTGGAGTGCAGGCAATTTTTGGTGCCTTAGCTGATCCACTTAAACAAAATATTGAAGATATTCTGGAAGATAGAAAGGTGATTTAA
- a CDS encoding metal-sensitive transcriptional regulator, whose translation MNSLCELDKKELTNRLKRIEGQVRGIQRMIDEEKYCVDILNQINAIQGGLKKVSLKIFDKHVHGCVQRAVKNEQGDEIIDELMNVVEKFTK comes from the coding sequence ATGAATTCTTTATGTGAATTAGATAAAAAAGAGCTAACAAATCGCCTGAAAAGAATAGAAGGACAGGTAAGGGGTATCCAGAGAATGATAGATGAAGAAAAGTATTGTGTGGATATTTTAAATCAAATTAATGCTATTCAAGGTGGGCTTAAAAAAGTTAGCCTCAAAATTTTTGATAAACATGTTCACGGCTGTGTTCAGAGAGCTGTTAAAAATGAACAAGGAGACGAAATTATTGATGAGTTAATGAATGTGGTGGAGAAATTTACTAAATAA
- a CDS encoding heavy metal translocating P-type ATPase encodes MENKKITLKIKDMSCASCAQTVEKALNKAAGVSEAQVNFAAEKAYITFDPKKNNRTNLIETIKNSGYGVQEEKAKTSFKIDGMTCASCSSAVEKALNKSEGVYQANVNIATEKGSVEYNPEILVKNDFREIVKNAGYELARFEDEEQKKENENDEDELSDDMKKVKKAKKKMWGTWAFTIPIMLWMIPEMFFGIAWPNMQIFNLGMIILAIPPLFVFGRKTFVTAYRAITHGSANMDVLIAMGTGAAFITGPAVFFTPIANYAGVSAMIMAFHLTGRFIEETAKGRASQAIRKLLELGAKTATIIENGNEKEVAIEDVQPGDIMLIKPGEKIPTDGEIVEGETTVDESMATGESMPVKRKEGDEVIGATVNQNGLIKVKATKVGKDTFLSQVVKMVEEAQGTKVPIQEFADKITGIFVPTVLIIAVSTFVLWLLFPESLREVGFWAQSFLPWVDPTLGTFTLAIFATIAVLVIACPCALGLATPTALMVGSGIGAENGVLIRKGEAIQTMKDVHTIVFDKTGTITKGKPEVTDITTASNSSEQQLLQLAASVEAGSEHPLGEAIVRGAKDRQIAIKEIKKFNSVTGKGVKAEIDGKEVLVGSRKLMESAGIDSSDFEAELQRLENEAKTAMLVAAAGKMLGIVAVADALKEDSVQAIAELKKLGLETAMITGDNQRTAEAIAKEVGIDHVVAEVMPDGKVDKVKELQSEFGVIAMVGDGINDAPALTQANVGIAIGTGTDIAIESSDITLVRGDLSSVITAVKLSRATFRKIKQNLFWAFFYNLIAIPVAILGLLHPVIAEMAMATSSISVVTNANLLRRENVQAEYKND; translated from the coding sequence ATGGAAAATAAAAAAATAACTTTAAAAATAAAAGATATGAGCTGTGCTAGTTGTGCTCAAACAGTAGAAAAAGCTTTAAATAAAGCAGCTGGAGTTAGTGAAGCTCAGGTGAATTTTGCTGCTGAAAAGGCTTATATAACTTTTGATCCTAAAAAAAATAATAGAACTAATTTAATTGAAACTATTAAAAATAGTGGTTATGGTGTTCAAGAAGAGAAAGCAAAGACTTCTTTTAAGATAGATGGAATGACCTGTGCTAGCTGCTCTTCAGCAGTAGAGAAGGCTTTAAATAAAAGCGAAGGTGTTTATCAGGCCAATGTGAATATTGCAACTGAAAAGGGTAGTGTAGAATATAATCCAGAAATACTAGTCAAAAATGATTTTCGAGAAATTGTGAAAAATGCTGGTTATGAACTGGCCCGATTTGAAGATGAAGAACAAAAGAAAGAAAATGAAAATGATGAAGATGAACTCAGTGATGACATGAAAAAAGTTAAAAAAGCAAAAAAGAAAATGTGGGGTACCTGGGCTTTTACAATTCCAATTATGCTCTGGATGATTCCAGAAATGTTCTTCGGTATTGCCTGGCCTAATATGCAAATCTTTAATTTAGGAATGATTATTTTAGCAATTCCACCACTTTTTGTTTTCGGTCGTAAAACTTTTGTAACTGCTTATCGGGCAATTACTCATGGAAGTGCTAATATGGATGTTTTAATCGCAATGGGTACAGGTGCAGCCTTTATTACTGGACCTGCAGTCTTTTTTACTCCAATTGCTAATTATGCAGGTGTTTCTGCAATGATTATGGCTTTCCATTTAACAGGCCGTTTTATAGAAGAAACTGCTAAGGGGAGAGCCTCTCAAGCAATTAGAAAATTACTTGAATTGGGAGCCAAAACTGCAACAATTATTGAAAATGGTAATGAAAAAGAAGTAGCAATTGAGGATGTACAGCCTGGAGATATTATGCTGATTAAACCAGGAGAAAAAATACCTACTGATGGAGAAATTGTAGAAGGAGAAACAACAGTTGATGAATCAATGGCCACTGGAGAATCAATGCCTGTTAAAAGAAAAGAGGGAGATGAGGTAATTGGAGCTACAGTTAATCAGAATGGACTGATTAAGGTAAAAGCTACAAAAGTTGGTAAAGACACTTTTCTTTCTCAAGTAGTAAAAATGGTTGAAGAAGCTCAAGGAACTAAAGTTCCGATTCAGGAATTTGCTGATAAGATAACAGGGATTTTTGTTCCCACTGTTTTGATTATAGCAGTTTCTACCTTTGTGCTTTGGTTATTATTTCCAGAAAGTCTAAGAGAAGTTGGATTTTGGGCACAGTCATTTCTACCTTGGGTTGATCCGACTTTAGGTACATTTACTCTGGCAATCTTTGCAACAATTGCTGTTTTAGTAATCGCTTGTCCCTGTGCTTTAGGACTGGCAACTCCAACTGCATTGATGGTAGGAAGTGGGATTGGAGCTGAAAATGGAGTTCTAATCCGTAAAGGTGAAGCAATTCAGACTATGAAAGATGTTCACACAATTGTTTTTGATAAAACTGGAACCATTACTAAAGGTAAGCCTGAAGTAACAGATATAACTACAGCTTCAAACAGCAGTGAACAGCAATTACTGCAGCTGGCTGCAAGTGTAGAAGCTGGTTCTGAACATCCATTAGGAGAAGCAATAGTTCGAGGGGCCAAAGATAGGCAGATTGCAATAAAAGAAATTAAAAAGTTTAATTCTGTAACTGGTAAAGGTGTTAAAGCAGAAATTGATGGTAAAGAGGTACTTGTTGGAAGTAGAAAATTAATGGAGTCAGCTGGAATAGATAGTTCTGATTTTGAAGCTGAATTACAAAGATTGGAAAATGAAGCTAAAACTGCAATGCTAGTTGCAGCTGCTGGTAAAATGTTGGGGATAGTTGCTGTAGCAGATGCTTTAAAAGAAGATTCGGTTCAAGCAATTGCTGAACTGAAAAAACTAGGCTTAGAAACAGCAATGATCACAGGTGATAATCAGCGTACAGCAGAGGCGATAGCAAAAGAAGTTGGAATTGATCATGTAGTTGCCGAAGTTATGCCAGATGGTAAAGTAGATAAGGTAAAAGAACTGCAATCTGAATTTGGTGTTATTGCCATGGTTGGTGATGGAATTAATGATGCACCAGCTTTAACTCAGGCAAATGTTGGAATAGCAATTGGTACTGGTACAGATATTGCAATTGAGTCCTCAGATATTACCCTTGTTCGTGGAGATTTATCTTCTGTAATTACAGCAGTTAAATTATCACGAGCCACTTTTAGAAAAATTAAACAGAATTTATTCTGGGCCTTTTTCTACAATTTAATTGCAATTCCGGTTGCTATTTTAGGTTTGTTACATCCGGTAATTGCAGAAATGGCAATGGCTACTAGTTCAATTAGTGTAGTCACAAACGCTAATTTGTTAAGAAGAGAAAATGTTCAAGCTGAATATAAAAATGATTAA
- a CDS encoding heavy-metal-associated domain-containing protein, with product MKKTIMIKGMSCEHCEMHTKKELEKIDGIISAEADAEKGQAVIEMEKEVAEDKLKEAVKEAGYDYIKTV from the coding sequence ATGAAAAAAACAATTATGATTAAAGGAATGTCTTGCGAACACTGTGAAATGCATACTAAAAAGGAATTAGAAAAAATTGATGGGATTATTTCTGCAGAAGCTGATGCTGAAAAGGGTCAAGCTGTAATAGAGATGGAAAAAGAGGTAGCAGAAGATAAGTTAAAAGAAGCTGTAAAAGAAGCTGGCTACGATTATATAAAAACTGTATAA
- a CDS encoding copper-translocating P-type ATPase, which produces MDHQKMLEDFKERFKISLIITVPILILSPMIQGFLAYNLEFRGSQYLLFLLSTVIFFYGGWPFLSGLKDELSDKQPGMMTLIALAISVAYFYSSAVVFGLEGRFFFWELATLIVIMLLGHWIEMRSVMGASQALKELAKLMPDQAHKIIEGEVKEVKIKKLKKGDQVLVKPGEKIPADGLIYEGNSYIDESMLTGESEPVERGEDEEVIGGSVNGDSSIKIRIEKAGDESYLSQVIEMVKESQAAKSKTQNFADRAALWLTLIAITAGTLTFGSWFYITRDLAFAIERMATVMVITCPHALGLAIPLVVAVSTTLSAKNGLLIRNRTAFENARKIDTVLFDKTGTLTEGKFGVEAVETFTGEYNEEDVLQKAASLEQESEHPIAKGIVKKAETDKVELMKVDDFEIIKGKGVIGKIDGRDFKAVSPGFLKENKIEVPQSALKAGPFTEVFILEAGNLVGMIRLADQIRKSSYEAVQTLKDRGIKVKMLTGDNQKTAEYVSNELGLTDYFAEVLPDEKQKKVTELQAEGAFVAMTGDGVNDAPALAKADIGIAIGSGTDVAAETADIILVESDPLDVLKLIEFGSLTYKKMIQNLFWATGYNAFAIPLAAGVLASFGIMISPAVGAVLMSMSTVIVAINAKLLKF; this is translated from the coding sequence ATGGATCATCAAAAAATGTTAGAGGATTTTAAAGAGCGTTTTAAAATTTCCTTAATTATTACAGTTCCAATTTTAATACTTTCACCTATGATTCAAGGTTTTTTAGCTTATAACTTAGAATTTCGAGGCAGTCAATATTTATTATTTTTGCTTTCTACTGTAATTTTCTTTTATGGTGGCTGGCCCTTTTTATCAGGCTTAAAAGATGAATTAAGCGATAAACAGCCAGGTATGATGACTTTGATTGCTTTGGCCATTTCGGTTGCTTATTTTTATAGTTCTGCAGTAGTTTTTGGGCTAGAAGGTAGATTTTTCTTCTGGGAGTTGGCAACTTTAATTGTAATTATGCTTCTAGGTCACTGGATTGAGATGCGCTCAGTAATGGGGGCTTCCCAGGCTTTAAAAGAACTGGCAAAATTGATGCCTGACCAAGCCCATAAAATTATTGAGGGAGAAGTTAAAGAAGTTAAAATAAAAAAATTAAAAAAAGGTGATCAAGTTTTAGTTAAACCTGGAGAAAAAATTCCAGCTGACGGATTGATTTATGAAGGGAATTCTTATATAGATGAATCAATGTTAACCGGAGAGTCAGAACCGGTAGAAAGAGGAGAAGATGAGGAAGTAATAGGTGGATCTGTTAATGGTGACAGCTCAATTAAAATTAGAATAGAAAAAGCTGGGGATGAGAGTTACTTGTCTCAGGTTATAGAAATGGTTAAAGAATCTCAGGCTGCTAAATCTAAAACCCAAAATTTTGCAGATCGTGCTGCTTTGTGGTTAACTTTAATTGCCATTACAGCAGGTACATTAACCTTTGGTAGCTGGTTTTATATTACAAGAGATTTAGCTTTTGCAATTGAAAGGATGGCTACAGTAATGGTCATTACCTGTCCTCATGCCTTAGGACTTGCGATTCCCCTGGTGGTAGCTGTTTCTACTACACTATCTGCTAAAAATGGTCTACTGATTCGCAATCGTACGGCTTTTGAGAATGCACGTAAAATAGATACAGTTTTATTTGATAAAACAGGGACCCTGACTGAAGGCAAATTTGGAGTAGAGGCAGTTGAAACATTTACAGGTGAATATAATGAGGAAGATGTTTTGCAGAAAGCAGCTTCTTTGGAACAAGAATCAGAACATCCAATTGCAAAGGGAATAGTAAAAAAAGCAGAAACAGATAAAGTTGAACTAATGAAAGTAGATGATTTTGAGATTATTAAAGGTAAAGGAGTAATTGGAAAAATTGACGGCAGAGATTTCAAGGCCGTTTCTCCTGGTTTTCTGAAAGAAAATAAAATAGAAGTACCTCAGTCTGCTTTAAAAGCAGGTCCATTTACCGAAGTCTTCATTTTAGAAGCTGGCAATTTAGTTGGAATGATCAGACTTGCTGATCAAATTAGAAAAAGCTCCTATGAGGCAGTACAGACACTTAAAGATAGAGGAATAAAAGTTAAGATGCTGACTGGAGACAATCAGAAAACTGCTGAATATGTAAGTAATGAACTCGGCCTGACGGATTATTTTGCCGAAGTACTTCCAGATGAGAAACAAAAAAAGGTAACAGAACTACAGGCTGAAGGAGCATTTGTTGCTATGACAGGTGATGGGGTTAATGATGCACCTGCTCTTGCAAAAGCAGATATCGGAATTGCAATTGGTTCTGGTACTGATGTTGCAGCTGAAACTGCAGATATTATTCTGGTTGAAAGTGATCCACTTGATGTATTAAAGCTGATCGAATTTGGCAGCTTAACTTATAAGAAAATGATTCAGAATTTATTCTGGGCTACAGGTTATAATGCCTTTGCAATACCACTGGCAGCAGGTGTTCTAGCAAGTTTTGGAATAATGATCTCTCCTGCAGTTGGGGCAGTGTTGATGTCAATGAGTACAGTGATTGTAGCAATCAATGCTAAGTTGTTAAAATTTTAA
- a CDS encoding flavodoxin family protein: protein MKISIIYHSESGNTREVAEIIKDGCLKVEKVEVKTMSIDEFEPEFINSSQTIILGSPTYSGDISWQLKSFLDQNKKIDYKGKLGAVFATENFIGGGADNALLTMISHLLVKGMLVYSAGAAAGHPYTHFGVVCIQAGSESQKERAAIFGRRIAQKTVELFK, encoded by the coding sequence ATGAAAATTTCTATAATTTATCACAGTGAAAGTGGTAATACCAGAGAAGTAGCTGAAATTATTAAAGACGGATGTTTAAAAGTTGAAAAGGTTGAAGTAAAAACAATGTCAATTGATGAATTTGAGCCTGAATTCATTAATTCCTCTCAAACAATTATTTTAGGGAGTCCAACTTACAGTGGTGATATAAGTTGGCAGTTAAAGTCATTTTTAGATCAAAATAAAAAAATTGACTACAAAGGTAAATTAGGGGCTGTTTTTGCAACTGAAAACTTTATTGGTGGTGGAGCTGATAATGCACTATTAACAATGATTAGTCATTTACTTGTAAAAGGAATGTTGGTTTATTCAGCAGGAGCTGCTGCGGGTCATCCTTATACCCATTTTGGAGTTGTTTGTATTCAGGCTGGTTCTGAATCTCAAAAAGAAAGAGCAGCTATTTTTGGTAGGAGAATTGCTCAAAAAACTGTTGAATTATTTAAATAA